CGACGGGGTCGAGGTGCTGCACGGGGTCGACCTGCCCACGGGCGTCGAGCGGATGGTCCTCGTCCCCAACAGCAGGGGCCTGGACAACGCTCTGCGCCACCGCGGGCTGTTCGAGGCCGTCGGGCTGTTCGTCAGCGCCTCCCAGACGCACAACCAGCGCAACATCAACCGCACGGTCGAGCAGACGATGGCGGACACCACCGTGATGGCCAAGCGCATCCTCGCCGAAGGCCTGCGACTGAGCGCCGTCATCGCCACCTCCTTCGGCTGCCCCTACGAGGGGCCGGTGCCGATGGAGCGGGTGCTCGGCCTCGCCGAGCAGTTCGCCGAGGCCGGCGCGGTCGAGGTGGGCTTCGGTGACACGACCGGCATGGCCAACCCGGCCTACGCCGGGCGGTTCTTCGCCTCGGCCCTCGACCGGCTGCCCGGCGTCGAGGTCACCGCGCACTTCCACAACACCCGGGGCCAGGGCCTGGCCAATGCCTACGCCGCCCTGGAGGCTGGCTGCACCAGCTTCGAGTCCAGCTTCGGCGAGCTCGGCGGCTGCCCGGTCCCGGCCGGTTCCACCGGCAACATCGCCACCGAGGACCTGGTCAGCATGTTCCACGAGATGGGCGTGGAGACCGGCGTCGACCTGCCCGCGCTCATCCAGACCGCACGGGACGCACAAACCACCCTGGGCCGCCGACTCACCAGCCACTCCATCGTCGCCGGCCCGGTGGTGTGGGCCGGCGGATGACGGCCCGCGGCCGGTCCCTCCGGGAACTGGGACGCCCAGCTGCCTTGCCTCCAATGACCCGGGCGACGCCCCCGGGAGGAAAGGAAACACCGCAGTGACCATCGAGGCCTTCATCTACGACGCGGTCCGCACACCCCGTGGCCGCGGGAAGCCGACCGGCGCGCTCCACGCGGTGAAGCCCGTCTCCCTGGTCGTCGGGCTGATCGACGAGATCCGCCGACGCAACCCGAACCTCGCCGTCGACCGGCTCTCGGACATCGTGCTCGGAGTCGTCAGCCCGCTCGGCGACCAGGGAGCGGACATCGCGCGCACCGCCGGGCTGCTCGCGGGCCTGCCCGACACGGTCGGCGGGGTGCAGCTGAACCGGTTCTGCGGCTCCGGCCTGGAAGCGGTCAACATCGCGGCGCAGAAGGTGCGGTCCGGCTGGGACGACCTGGTGCTCGCCGGTGGCGTCGAGTCGATGTCGCGGGTACCGATGGGATCCGATGGCGGCGCTTTGATGAGTGATCCGGCGACGAGCTACCGTGTGATGTCCGTGCCGCAGGGCGTCAGCGCCGACCTGATCGCCACCCTGGAGGGGTTCACCCGGGAAGAGGTGGACGGCTACGCCGTCCAGTCGCAGCGCCGCGCGGCCGACGCGTGGTGGAACGGCCGCTTCGCGAAGTCGGTCGTGCCCGTCCGTGACCACGGAATCCTGGTCCTGGAACGCGACGAACACCTGCGCGTCGGGTCCACCCTGGAGAGCCTGGCCACGCTTCCGCCCTCCTTCGCGGCGGTGGGGGAAGAAGGCGGCTTCGACGCGGTTGCGATCCAGAAGTTCCACCACCTCGAGAAGATCGACCATGTGCATACAGCGGCGAACTCATCCGGCATTGTGGACGGCGCCGCGCTGGTACTCGTGGGCAGCGAGCGCGTCGGCGTCGAGTTGGGCCTCGTCCCGCGTGCCCGAGTGGTCGCCACGGCCACCTCGGGCGCCGACCCCACCATCATGCTCACCGGGCCGACGCCGGCCACCCGCCGACTGCTCGACCGCACCGGGCTCGGCGTCGACGACATCGACCTCTTTGAGATCAACGAGGCGTTCGCGGCAGTCGTCCTGAAATACCAGCGGGATCTGAACCTTCCTGACGAGAAGGTGAACGTCAACGGTGGCGCGATCGCGATGGGCCACCCGCTCGGTGCCACCGGCGCGATGCTGGTCGGCACGGTGATCGACGAGCTGGAACGGCGTGACTGCCGGCGGGCAGTGGTGACGCTGTGCGTCGCCGGCGGCATGGGCGTCGCCACGCTGATCGAGCGGGTCTGAACGCCGCCGCCCGCCGCCCGGCGTCAAGTCCACGGCAGGGATGTTCGCCCTCGCGGCGGCCGTTTCCGCCATCTGAACGCGAGAGAGCAGACATGAGCGAACCAACCGCCATCATCCACTGGGAGCGGGACCCCGACGGTGTCGTCGTTCTGACGATGGACGACCCGGGCCAGTCCGCCAACACCATGAACGACCGGTTCATCGCCGCGTTGGAGGAAGCCGTGGCCCGCCTTGAGGCGGAGGTGGAATCCATCACCGGTGTGGTGCTGGCCTCGGCGAAGAAGTCCTTCTTCGCCGGCGGTGACCTGCGCGACCTGGTCAGGGCGGGGCCGGCCGACCGACAGGCCGTCATTGACCAGGCGACCACGGTGAAACGCCAGCTGCGCCGGCTGGAGACACTTGGTCGCCCGGTCGTCGCGGCGATCAACGGGGCAGCGCTCGGCGGCGGCCTGGAGATCGCTCTCGCCGCGCATCACCGGATCGCCGCCGACATTCCCGGCACGGCGGTCGGACTGCCCGAGGTCACCCTCGGCCTGCTGCCCGGCGGCGGAGGCATCGTGCGCTCCGTCCGGCT
This portion of the Parafrankia irregularis genome encodes:
- a CDS encoding hydroxymethylglutaryl-CoA lyase, whose product is DGVEVLHGVDLPTGVERMVLVPNSRGLDNALRHRGLFEAVGLFVSASQTHNQRNINRTVEQTMADTTVMAKRILAEGLRLSAVIATSFGCPYEGPVPMERVLGLAEQFAEAGAVEVGFGDTTGMANPAYAGRFFASALDRLPGVEVTAHFHNTRGQGLANAYAALEAGCTSFESSFGELGGCPVPAGSTGNIATEDLVSMFHEMGVETGVDLPALIQTARDAQTTLGRRLTSHSIVAGPVVWAGG
- a CDS encoding acetyl-CoA C-acetyltransferase, encoding MTIEAFIYDAVRTPRGRGKPTGALHAVKPVSLVVGLIDEIRRRNPNLAVDRLSDIVLGVVSPLGDQGADIARTAGLLAGLPDTVGGVQLNRFCGSGLEAVNIAAQKVRSGWDDLVLAGGVESMSRVPMGSDGGALMSDPATSYRVMSVPQGVSADLIATLEGFTREEVDGYAVQSQRRAADAWWNGRFAKSVVPVRDHGILVLERDEHLRVGSTLESLATLPPSFAAVGEEGGFDAVAIQKFHHLEKIDHVHTAANSSGIVDGAALVLVGSERVGVELGLVPRARVVATATSGADPTIMLTGPTPATRRLLDRTGLGVDDIDLFEINEAFAAVVLKYQRDLNLPDEKVNVNGGAIAMGHPLGATGAMLVGTVIDELERRDCRRAVVTLCVAGGMGVATLIERV